The nucleotide window TCGAACGAGGCTGGATGCCGAACCTGCAGGCACTCTGGCGACGATCGGCGACCGGCACGCTCTGGTCCTCCGAACCGATGGTCACGCCCGTCGCCTGGACCTCGTTTCTGACCGGCTGCCATCCCCCGACCCACGGCATCCACGAGTTCCACTATCTCGACCCGGTCGATCGGACCATCTTGCCGAATCATGCCGGTCGGATTCGGGTGCCGACACTCTGGGATACGCTCTCGGAGCGTGGGCACGAGATCGTCAGCCTCGGCCTGCCCATGACCTATCCGCCGCCCGACGTCAGAGGTCTGGTCGTTGCCGGGTCCGACGCTCCGGGCTTGCAATGGGCGTTCGCCCAGTGCCCTGATTTCGGCGAGGAGATTCTCCGCGATCTCCCCGGCTACTCGCACAAGGTCCTCTGGAAGCGCCGACCGCGATCGATCGAGGAGCTTCGAACCGTTTCTCGACACAATCAGGAGGTCTTTCGCGCTCAGGCCGACGCCGCCGAGCGAGCCGACGCCCGGTGCGACTGGACCGCCATGATGGTCCACTTCCACAACCTCGACGGCATTCAGCACCGCCTTTGGCCCTATCTCGACCTCGACGAGACGGCCGAACACCAACCCGACTGGACGGTCGAGGTCGTGAATTGCCTCCGAGAACTGGATCGGGCCGTCGGCCGACTGCTGGAACTGGCCTCTCGGCGAAACGCGGCCATCATCGCGCTTTCCGACCACGGATTCGGTCCGTGCCGGGCGCTGGTTGATGTGAATGGCTTGCTCTGCCAGGCAGGGCTGCAGCGGAGACTTCCGTACGGTACGCGCATTTCCTACCGCATGCGAAGGCTTCGAGACCGCTTCGATCGCTGGAAGCGACGACGGACCCCAGATGGCACCGCCCGCCGAGGGCCTCGGTCAATCGAAGGAGAGGTCGGCTGCGACTGGTCGAAAACGGTCGCGTTCGCGCCGTTCGGTCAGCTTTGCGGTTCGATCTTCCTGAACCCGAAGCTGGTCTCCGGTTCTTCGGCAGCGTCTCGGGTCATTGCGGAAATTATTGATACGTGCCGCGCTGCCGAAGACCCGGACACGGGACAACCGCTCTTTGCCGACGCCTTTGACGTGGCCGAGCGTTACAACCTTGACCCGGCAGCCGAGGGCCTACCTGACGTCCTCGCTCCCTCGACCGACGGCTACCAGGCGATGGCCAAATGGGATCCATTCTGCCGGTCGTTGCTCCGACCCGATCCGAACTTACCGGCCACACACCGAACCGATGGCGTGGTCGCCATCGAGGCCCCCGGCATTCTGCCCGGCACCCGGCTCGACGCCGAGTTACCCGACATCGCTCCGACCTCGCTCTCGCTGCTCGGCCTGACCATCCCCGAGGTGATGGAAGGTCGGGTCCTTGAGGAGGTTCAAGACCTCTCCCGGATCCAGGCCGCTGCCGGCATGTCCCTTCCGCACCGGCCAGCCATTGATTGAGCGAATTCGCCGATTGCGTTTTCCCTTCGTCTTCCGTAAACCGATCTTCCCAGGACCGAGTTCATGGACGCTATCCGAAGCACAATCCGAGATTTCCTCCTGCTGGAATTTCTTCCGGGAGAAGACCCCGACGAACTGACCGACCAGACCCCCCTGATCACGGGTGGTGTGCTCGACTCGATCAGCACGCTGCGTCTGGTGGTGTTCCTCGAAGAACAGTTCCAGGTCAGTCTTGAAGCCCATGAGGCCGGCGTCGACCATCTGGACACGGTCGAGCAGATTGCCTCGCTCATCTCTCGGAAGAAGGCCGCCTGAACTCTGGATCAGGCGAACTCAATACGGAGGCGTCATCGCCCCACCGACGGCGCGATCGTCCCGGACGGCTCCCGAATCTCGGAAAAATTCGGCCAGTTCGGCCGTGAGCTGGCCGGTGCCGTCCATGCGCGGCACCTTGTGCTGTCCTCCAAGTTTTCCCCGCGATCGCATCCAGTCGTTGAACGCTCCGGGACATACTGAGGAGAGCGCTGGCATTGGCAGGCCCACTCCTTCGACCCGGTGTGCCGCGTAGTCGGCATTACGTCGGCTCAGGTCGGCATCGAGGGCAGATCGGAAGGAATCGAGCGAGGTCGGCGGAGTCGAAAACTCGACCAGGAAGTGGTGATGGCCGAGAGCTCCCTCAAAGACTGGCCCGGCGTGCCACTCCTGAACGGCCGCCCCAGACTGCTCGGCCGCGAAGGCCATGGCGGCTTCGATTTCCTCGCTGATGAGATGCTCACCGAAGGCAGAAAGGGTGTACTTGGTTCTCCCGGTGAAACTCAGGAGGGGTGGGTCGAGCGATTCGAACCGCACCGTATCACCGACCAAGTGCGCCCACATCCCCGCGCAGGTCGAGAGCACAATCGCATAGTTGACGCCGACCTGAACATTCCCGAGCCAGTGGCGTGACGGATCGGGACGATCCAGCTCATCAACCGGGACAAACTCGAAAAACAGTCCGTTGCGTTCCAGGAGCCGGAGGAGGCCGGTTGCCTGATCTCCGTAGGCGATGAAGCCTTCGGAGCAGGGGTAGGTCTCCTGAAGCGCGATGCGATCGCTCCCGAGAATCCGATCGAACGCAGGTCGGTACGGGTCGAACTTCACCCCGCCGTGGACGACGACTTCGAGCGTCGGCCAGACCTCGGCCACACTTCGCGCACCGCTCCGCTCCAGCAGACGCTCAAAGAACATCAGGAGCCAGCTCGGAACACCGCTGATCAGGGTAATCGGCTCCATACGACTCTGATCGACGAGGGTCGAAAGCTTTCGGTCCCAATCGGTCTCGTGAGCCAGATCGATGGGGGGAAAGGTGTACGGGCGGAGGATATCACTCACCTCAAGGGATGCGATCGCGCTGAGGTCCCCTTGATGGACTCCGGGAGCGGGTGTTTCCAGGTCGGTCGATCCGCCGAGGAAGAAAATCTTTCCCTCGAAGATTCGGGAATCGGGGCGGGAGGCCATGAACGACCCGACCATCGACCAGGCCGCGGCTCGGTTCGAGGCCAGCATCTCACGAGAGACGGGAATATATTTGGTCGTTCCCTGCGTCGTCCCGCTGGTCAGGGCGAAATAGGGGATGAGTCCGGGCCAGGTGACATCGCGCAGCGTCGGATACGGTTCGGCGAGATAATCGTTCCAGAATTGTTCGTATGTCCGAAGTGGAACCGATCGCTGAAAGGTCTCGACCAGCCGATCTTGCGAGGCTTTCCCTTCTCGAAGAATGGTCTCGAACAGGTGGTCGCGTCCAAATCGCGTTCGGCGGGCCTTGGAGAGCAATCGATTCAGTTGCCCGGCCTGAGCGGAGGCCGCGTCGACGGTTCGAGAGGATTCCGAGACGCGGGCCGCGGCACGGATCGCCCGGTTCACGACGGCCTTGATGGGAGGGAGACCAGCGATCCAGGGCAGGGGGGACAATGCTCGACTCATCGGATCAGGAGGTCGCGCGGGTTAAGAGGCCGAATCGCCCGGAATCGCAACGGAGCGCCAAGGCCGTTGAATCGTGCTTTGAGCGCGGGTCAATCGACGATGGGCTTGACGCCCCGGCAGAAATACGCACCGGCGGGAGGGATGTTTCGCGGTTCGAAGGTGAACTTCACCTCGTCGAAATAACGGCGATAGAAGCGGAGATAGACCCAGGGCATCTCCGTAATTTGATTGAAGGTTCCCGAAGGTTTCAGCACCTGCCCGACCATCCGGAACAGATCGCGCTGAAGGTCCTTGGGGAACGAAGGAACGGGTAAGCCCGAGACGATGGTATCCGCCTTTTCGATCCCGCGCTCCTGGAGCATGGCGGGCAGGTCGCGGACATCACCTTCGATGATGTCGAGGTTCGGTCGGGGTGGGAACCGTTCGCGGAGGACCTTCACGAAATCGGCGTCGCGTTCGAGCACCACGAGGCGGCAATCCGGGTGGGCTCTCTCGACCAGTTCATGGGTGATCGGGCCGGTCCCGGCTCCCAGTTCGATCAGGACCCGAGCGTGGTCCCAGTCGATATTCCGCACGGTGGTCCGAGATAACCAGGGACTGCTGGGAGCAAGGCTGGCGATGGCCGTTCCATGTCGGAGAAACTTGCCAAGAAAGAGAAACGAATCGTTCATGGAACCCCGAACCAAGGGGGAGTGGCGGAGTGTTCCGGTCGAAGACAGAAGCTCGACCGAAACACCAGGAGAGTCGATTCCGACGTCGGGGAATCGGTTCAAAGAGGCGTGACACCCCGAGGCTTCTTCAAGACCCGGCGAGCGCTCAGGGTCGGCGG belongs to Tautonia marina and includes:
- a CDS encoding alkaline phosphatase family protein → MPGPASRVVYLGLDGATEAVLRPAFERGWMPNLQALWRRSATGTLWSSEPMVTPVAWTSFLTGCHPPTHGIHEFHYLDPVDRTILPNHAGRIRVPTLWDTLSERGHEIVSLGLPMTYPPPDVRGLVVAGSDAPGLQWAFAQCPDFGEEILRDLPGYSHKVLWKRRPRSIEELRTVSRHNQEVFRAQADAAERADARCDWTAMMVHFHNLDGIQHRLWPYLDLDETAEHQPDWTVEVVNCLRELDRAVGRLLELASRRNAAIIALSDHGFGPCRALVDVNGLLCQAGLQRRLPYGTRISYRMRRLRDRFDRWKRRRTPDGTARRGPRSIEGEVGCDWSKTVAFAPFGQLCGSIFLNPKLVSGSSAASRVIAEIIDTCRAAEDPDTGQPLFADAFDVAERYNLDPAAEGLPDVLAPSTDGYQAMAKWDPFCRSLLRPDPNLPATHRTDGVVAIEAPGILPGTRLDAELPDIAPTSLSLLGLTIPEVMEGRVLEEVQDLSRIQAAAGMSLPHRPAID
- the olsG gene encoding ornithine lipid N-methyltransferase; its protein translation is MNDSFLFLGKFLRHGTAIASLAPSSPWLSRTTVRNIDWDHARVLIELGAGTGPITHELVERAHPDCRLVVLERDADFVKVLRERFPPRPNLDIIEGDVRDLPAMLQERGIEKADTIVSGLPVPSFPKDLQRDLFRMVGQVLKPSGTFNQITEMPWVYLRFYRRYFDEVKFTFEPRNIPPAGAYFCRGVKPIVD
- a CDS encoding GH3 family domain-containing protein, with the protein product MSRALSPLPWIAGLPPIKAVVNRAIRAAARVSESSRTVDAASAQAGQLNRLLSKARRTRFGRDHLFETILREGKASQDRLVETFQRSVPLRTYEQFWNDYLAEPYPTLRDVTWPGLIPYFALTSGTTQGTTKYIPVSREMLASNRAAAWSMVGSFMASRPDSRIFEGKIFFLGGSTDLETPAPGVHQGDLSAIASLEVSDILRPYTFPPIDLAHETDWDRKLSTLVDQSRMEPITLISGVPSWLLMFFERLLERSGARSVAEVWPTLEVVVHGGVKFDPYRPAFDRILGSDRIALQETYPCSEGFIAYGDQATGLLRLLERNGLFFEFVPVDELDRPDPSRHWLGNVQVGVNYAIVLSTCAGMWAHLVGDTVRFESLDPPLLSFTGRTKYTLSAFGEHLISEEIEAAMAFAAEQSGAAVQEWHAGPVFEGALGHHHFLVEFSTPPTSLDSFRSALDADLSRRNADYAAHRVEGVGLPMPALSSVCPGAFNDWMRSRGKLGGQHKVPRMDGTGQLTAELAEFFRDSGAVRDDRAVGGAMTPPY
- a CDS encoding acyl carrier protein; its protein translation is MDAIRSTIRDFLLLEFLPGEDPDELTDQTPLITGGVLDSISTLRLVVFLEEQFQVSLEAHEAGVDHLDTVEQIASLISRKKAA